A genomic window from Prunus persica cultivar Lovell chromosome G2, Prunus_persica_NCBIv2, whole genome shotgun sequence includes:
- the LOC109947451 gene encoding protein DYAD — translation MMKYLEKKQEQNKAPSPCLPRHALPTTATPSPICLLLEAIDHIKVGSYYEINHSKLPPRTTPEQLKAVRVVMVSEKGALKVALRFPSIHSLHTHITEGGYAKPLAKQIPALNEKYVMPAEMASEVLYRRIPPQEIADRSNIWSFWAATPSATNYQRISSSPSPAVSGEVMNRSVVSKKGPCWSELKFTGMVTWGKRRQVRYMRRHEPSPSSSTDEEEETGEELTELEENGDDFYVDDENAITVIEEDDDIEEEEEDVKTEDEAPPVVPWKMNLRSRKRKSQDHHRKPKKTTNKSKSITKRQKQNQVVAVPDRSNKKLVKQTVARWSAGRYKAAEENMLRVMKAKGAKFGSPILRPALRSEARKLIGDTGLLDHLLKHMAGKVAPGGAERFRRRHNADGAMEYWLESADLFDIRKEAGVQDPYWTPPPGWGPGDNPTRDPICTREIHELKEEITKIKRVLHVSKNKEDNLALVTTSNSCLTSLDWEHDGSLIHQKEEHAEQIVKKTKMEEQLMDVSQSLSEMKEQIGMLKSSREEPLIISDAPPPPDTDQRAATKSKGGEQEEEEDKLEGGDNNAAATATHEDKAAKIQRLRSGFRICRPQGSFLWPNMGISTPPSASSSSATHLIPIPPQPQPGSPVKPVAERRPVKTATLCNVSYKPSASPPIFLPPGPPSKSKRSVTVTNTLLINLNELPNPNPNSLQNASETSTALSGTLTYQRRHHHQQYPHMLKAKTEDGEDGNASNESSKQQQHDEPTRWCSSSSPSTTAKWMGHKW, via the exons atgatgaagtaCTTGGAAAAGAAGCAAGAGCAAAATAAGGCACCAAGCCCTTGTTTGCCCAGACATGCTCTGCCCACAACTGCCACTCCATCGCCCATCTGTTTGCTACTAG AGGCAATAGACCACATTAAAGTGGGCTCTTATTATGAAATCAACCACTCTAAGCTCCCTCCCAGAACCACCCCAGAACAGCTCAAGGCGGTTCGGGTCGTCATG GTGAGTGAGAAGGGTGCGCTCAAAGTGGCTTTGAGGTTCCCAAGCATTCACTCTCTCCACACTCACATCACCGAAGGAGGCTACGCAAAACCATTGGCCAAGCAGATTCCAGCGCTTAACGAGAAGTACGTGATGCCAgcagaaatggcttcagaggTGCTTTACCGGAGAATCCCACCTCAGGAAATTGCAGATCGGAGCAACATTTGGAGCTTCTGGGCTGCTACACCCTCTGCGACAAATTACCAGAGAATAAGCTCTTCACCGAGCCCAGCAGTCAGCGGTGAGGTCATGAACAGGAGTGTGGTTTCCAAAAAGGGTCCATGCTGGTCGGAGCTAAAGTTCACTGGGATGGTGACGTGGGGTAAGCGCCGGCAGGTTCGGTACATGCGCAGGCACGAGCCTTCACCGAGCTCTAGTActgacgaagaagaagagacaGGGGAGGAGCTAACAGAGCTAGAGGAAAATGGTGATGATTTCTATGTGGATGATGAGAACGCAATAACTGTGatagaggaagatgatgatattgaagaagaagaagaagatgtgaAAACAGAGGACGAGGCTCCTCCTGTTGTGCCCTGGAAGATGAACCTTAGGAgtaggaagaggaagagccaAGATCACCATAGAAAGCCCAAGAAAACCACAAATAAATCCAAATCTATAACAAAACGTCAAAAGCAGAATCAAGTTGTAGCAGTTCCCGATCGGAGTAACAAGAAATTGGTAAAACAAACAGTGGCAAGATGGTCTGCAGGGAG GTACAAGGCTGCAGAAGAAAACATGCTGAGGGTGATGAAGGCCAAGGGTGCTAAATTTGGGAGCCCAATACTGAGGCCAGCGCTGAGGTCTGAGGCAAGGAAGCTGATTGGGGATACGGGTTTGTTGGACCATTTGCTCAAACACATGGCGGGCAAGGTGGCGCCAGGTGGAGCCGAGAGGTTTAGACGGCgccacaatgcagatggagcCATGGAGTATTGGCTGGAGAGTGCTGATCTGTTTGATATCAGAAAAGAAGCTGGGGTTCAAGACCCTTATTGGACCCCACCACCTGGGTGGGGGCCTGGTGATAATCCCACTCGAGACCCCATTTGTACCAGAGAGATTCATGAGCTCAAGGAAGAGATAACCAAGATAAAAAG GGTGCTGCATGTGTCCAAGAATAAAGAGGATAATCTAGCTTTAGTGACCACGTCAAATTCTTGTTTGACAAGTCTTGACTGGGAACATGATGGTTCATTGATCCACCAAAAG GAGGAGCATGCAGAGCAAATCGTTAAGAAAACTAAGATGGAAGAACAACTAATGGATGTTTCTCAATCTTTGTCTGAAATGAAG GAACAAATTGGAATGCTGAAATCAAGCAGGGAAGAACCACTAATTATCTCAGATGCACCACCGCCACCAGATACTGATCAAAGAGCAGCGACAAAATCAAAGGGTGGggagcaagaagaagaagaagataagctTGAAGGAGGAGACAATAATGCAGCAGCCACAGCAACTCACGAGGACAAGGCAGCCAAAATACAGAGACTGAGGAGTGGTTTCAGGATATGCAGGCCACAAGGGTCCTTTCTGTGGCCAAACATGGGCATCTCTACCCCACCCTCAGCCTCCTCATCCTCAGCCACCCACCTCATCCCTATACCTCCTCAGCCTCAGCCTGGGTCTCCTGTCAAGCCTGTAGCTGAGAGGCGCCCAGTCAAGACTGCCACTTTATGCAATGTGAGCTATAAACCCTCTGCCTCTCCTCCTATTTTTCTTCCACCTGGGCCCCCCTCCAAGTCCAAGAGAAGTGTCACCGTCACCAACACCCTCCTCATCAACCTTAATGAGCTCCccaaccctaaccctaatagCCTCCAAAACGCCTCTGAAACTAGCACTGCATTGTCTGGGACCCTCACCTACCAGAGAAGACACCATCATCAGCAATATCCACAT ATGTTGAAGGCTAAGACAGAGGACGGGGAAGATGGAAATGCAAGCAATGAGTCTTctaagcagcagcagcatgaTGAGCCGACAAGGTGGTGctcttcttcatctccttccaCTACTGCCAAATGGATGGGACATAAATGGTGA